The Oryza glaberrima chromosome 5, OglaRS2, whole genome shotgun sequence DNA segment CTGGCTCTGAGCTGTGGCAGGAGGCAGAGAGGGAAgaaaggcggcggcagcggcggcgactgcggcggccgCCATTTCCATGTCCACTACCATCTTCCTCGCCGGGTCTGCGCCTCCTCGTTTGTTCCCAATTTGCTGCCTCGTTTTTTCTCGCTGCTGTCAGCTTGCGTGCTGGTTCCTCCTGTGCTGTTCTTGGCTGTGCTTGCCTTCCTCGTCTTGTTTCTCTGGTTCACCTTGCTGTATTTTATTCGCTCCCTGTGGAACAAGGACATCAACGGTGAGACCTTCGAGAGGAGTAGCAACGATCATGGCAGCGATGCTGATAAACGCCTTGGAGAAGGCGTTGCAGAAGAAGGAAAGGCAGAGAAGAAAACTCTGAAGATTTCGTCTGAAGATTGTGCTAGAAGGTTTGAGATAGAAGAGGTACTACATGTTAATTCTGATGATTCTCAAAACTTGCCTAGTATGGTGTCATCTGATGGTTGCCTGAACTGTAAGATGCATACTGATGATGAAAAACTCATCAAAGAGGTGACTGTCTTTGAGATAAAAAGAAGGGAATCGGGAGCTGCTATTGTCTGTTCTGATGGTTTGTCACAAAAGCGTCAGCCACGAGATATGTCAATTGATTGGTTTGAGGAAGAAACTAAAAGTGGAGATATCATCAAATCAGGTGATTCATCTCCAACTGTACTGTCAACTTTTTCATCTGAATTTCATGATTTCTCTGACAACAATGAAGTGGTAGGGTTGGCCACGGATTTTCTTGATGTAAACAATCAAAATAAAGCAGTATTGCTAGATAGTTCATCTCATCGTGGTATCATGGACAATCATTGCAAATGTGGTGAGGAATTTTCTTCTGATAAGGAGGCTCCAGCTTACcatttatttgaaaattatgaTTTTGTTGACAAGCATGAAACAAAAGAGGTGGTACTTGGTGATACAGTAGTCTTGACCTTTGTAGATGATTCAGCCAATGATGACTCTGAATATAGGGAGGATATTTCAGAACAAAAGGATCCAAATAATTTATCAGTATTGCTTGATAACGTTGCAGATATTTTTTACCAGCAGCAAGAAATACATAAGGTGGTTGTTTCTGACGACAACAAGCCACCTGAAGTTTTGTTCCTCAGTGGAAAGCAAACTGTCAGCAGTTCAGGTGAATTTAGTTCTCCTAATGAGAATGGAACATCAGGATTTCCTTTTGATTCTGTTTGTGAAGATAAAAATGGAACAGTGGCCTATCCCAGCGTAGCATCCCATTATAATATCGGTATTGAAGATGACAAATGTGAGGATCATACTGACAACAACATAGAGGAGGCATCAAGTATCGCATCTACAAATTGTGGTTCTGCTGATAAGCATCAGACTATACAGGTGTTGCCTGTTTGTTTAGCAAATGGAGATAACATTGATGATGTTGCTTCATTGGGGAGTTCAATTTGTGAAGACGTTGAAGATAAAGACAACAAAAGTAATGCTAATTGTATTTCAGAGGTGAGTACAAAAGGAAGTTTCGCTTAATTTCTGAAAATTGTGGCTGTTAGCTTGTTATATATTTCTGAATTTTACTGCTATTGTATGTTTCAAATGAATTTGAAAGGGAGCTCCACATGGAAACGGAATGCCACTTGTTAGGTCCCCAGCATCATGGTGGAATTTATGTGGAGTTATTGATGTGTTTGCTGGATGTAAAGATTGAATTGAGGTGAGAAGATAGTTCATTCCAATTTTCACACCGTGACATCGTTTGAATTTTGAACTGAGGGTACTCcttttaaaacaaaacaaaaggaatcCAGCTGCATGGCCAATTATTTTGTTGATCATCATCTGCTGCACCGTGGGTTCGCACAATTGttacttatttattttcttgtcAATATTGTCTAACACAAGAGAGATTTTTCTTCGGTGGTCTTTACTAAGTATGATACTAcagtaaaaaaactaaattgttGATTTATTGGGGtataatggtttttttttcctctctataTGATTTGGGTTttttatttccctttttttccccaAGAGACTGGCGTTACTCGTGTGGACCACCAGCCTATCTCACTTAAAACGAAATATACCAATTTTACTGGAATTTTGCCATCCTGCAAGTATCATTTCCTTTTCTCACCCAACCCCGACATAGTTCTTAGATGATTGCTTGATTACAAAGAATGATCTGTAATTTTATTATCGTCAACTCTCTTCGCAGTATTTGGACATGACACATTTTCTGTTGTATGCAGATGTTGGCAGGTCAAGGGTGGAACTTTGGGACAACAGAAAACTTTAGATGCTCATCCTAATCCTGTGTTGACAATGAAGAAGTATTTGATAGTTTGGATTGAGGTATTGAATTGTTTATAGTGAGGCTGTTTGTTTTGTtggatgtatatatttttttgttagattgcCTGATTAGTTTTTGGCATGTTGTGGTTCATTGGCTTTTTCTTTAAAAGCTGAGTGCTATTCTTTCTCAAGAAAGAAAGCTTCAACTTACTGTAATTGATTTTGAAAGGGAAATGGAACTGGAAATGCTTGTTGACTTGTTGTATAGTGTATACTATATGCTTTGAGAAATATGTCTTCTACAGTTGTCTGGATGTACAGAAATCTGCCTGCTACATTAAAGCCTACGTATTtttaacaagaaaaaagaaggcATTTTACTATCCCAAACTAATTTACTGGATCACTTAACCCCCCtgaattatttaaaaaacaagaagaatttaaaaaaatgttgagaTGTAAGTTACAATGCATATACCATTCTACCCAATTTTCAGTGCAAAATATAGCTTAtatagagagaaaaaagagagagaaatagcGTCAGGGAGTaaagtaaattttttttagtagtTGGGAGTGTAAAATTAGCAAAAACAACTAATTTAGGGGTTGATGTGTCTGAAATAGTTCCTGGCGAGTAAAATgaactttgtttttctttttaacaagAACTAGGAAACCTGCCAGATCAATGTTAATCGACGGCTGTTTCGCTGTAAGAAAATGATTATTCTATCTTAGTCTAACAACATAGGCAACTTGTTCTGGAGATGAATAATTTAATAACCACAGTAAAACTTCACTTATCGTTTATTGGCATGTGGTAAAGTCAAAAGAATAAAATGAGAAAAACTGtagaatgcaagtatgcaacaatTAATAGTAGCATTGCATCGTATGTGTCAGTAGAAATATTCCCCGAAGTGATTAATCCTAACCCTATATCTGTAAAGCAAATTAACAACAACAATCatttctctactacttaaaaaataataagagagatgcttccatcgtccgtcaaaaaaactGGACGATAAAAACCAAATATACCAAATATGTCCGTAAAAAAAAccgcatgaaaaaaaaggaaaaaaatcaaacctgtCCGACAAAAAAGGGTGAAAAAcgaaaaaccgggcgaaaaaaccaaatatatccaatctagaaaaaatatctgcaaaacaaattaacaacaacaattatatccctactacttaaaaaataagaggtgcttccatcgtccgtcaaaaaaactGGACGAAAAACCAAATATGTCCGTAAAAAAAACCGGgcggaaaaaaaaggaaaaaaaaaccaa contains these protein-coding regions:
- the LOC127772788 gene encoding uncharacterized protein LOC127772788 isoform X3, yielding MAMALALSCGRRQRGKKGGGSGGDCGGRHFHVHYHLPRRVCASSFVPNLLPRFFSLLSACVLVPPVLFLAVLAFLVLFLWFTLLYFIRSLWNKDINGETFERSSNDHGSDADKRLGEGVAEEGKAEKKTLKISSEDCARRFEIEEVLHVNSDDSQNLPSMVSSDGCLNCKMHTDDEKLIKEVTVFEIKRRESGAAIVCSDGLSQKRQPRDMSIDWFEEETKSGDIIKSGDSSPTVLSTFSSEFHDFSDNNEVVGLATDFLDVNNQNKAVLLDSSSHRGIMDNHCKCDIFYQQQEIHKVVVSDDNKPPEVLFLSGKQTVSSSGEFSSPNENGTSGFPFDSVCEDKNGTVAYPSVASHYNIGIEDDKCEDHTDNNIEEASSIASTNCGSADKHQTIQVLPVCLANGDNIDDVASLGSSICEDVEDKDNKSNANCISEGAPHGNGMPLVRSPASWWNLCGVIDVFAGCKD
- the LOC127772788 gene encoding uncharacterized protein LOC127772788 isoform X4, yielding MAMALALSCGRRQRGKKGGGSGGDCGGRHFHVHYHLPRRVCASSFVPNLLPRFFSLLSACVLVPPVLFLAVLAFLVLFLWFTLLYFIRSLWNKDINGETFERSSNDHGSDADKRLGEGVAEEGKAEKKTLKISSEDCARRFEIEEVLHVNSDDSQNLPSMVSSDGCLNCKMHTDDEKLIKEVTVFEIKRRESGAAIVCSDGLSQKRQPRDMSIDWFEEETKSGDIIKSDIFYQQQEIHKVVVSDDNKPPEVLFLSGKQTVSSSGEFSSPNENGTSGFPFDSVCEDKNGTVAYPSVASHYNIGIEDDKCEDHTDNNIEEASSIASTNCGSADKHQTIQVLPVCLANGDNIDDVASLGSSICEDVEDKDNKSNANCISEGAPHGNGMPLVRSPASWWNLCGVIDVFAGCKD
- the LOC127772788 gene encoding uncharacterized protein LOC127772788 isoform X1, which codes for MAMALALSCGRRQRGKKGGGSGGDCGGRHFHVHYHLPRRVCASSFVPNLLPRFFSLLSACVLVPPVLFLAVLAFLVLFLWFTLLYFIRSLWNKDINGETFERSSNDHGSDADKRLGEGVAEEGKAEKKTLKISSEDCARRFEIEEVLHVNSDDSQNLPSMVSSDGCLNCKMHTDDEKLIKEVTVFEIKRRESGAAIVCSDGLSQKRQPRDMSIDWFEEETKSGDIIKSGDSSPTVLSTFSSEFHDFSDNNEVVGLATDFLDVNNQNKAVLLDSSSHRGIMDNHCKCGEEFSSDKEAPAYHLFENYDFVDKHETKEVVLGDTVVLTFVDDSANDDSEYREDISEQKDPNNLSVLLDNVADIFYQQQEIHKVVVSDDNKPPEVLFLSGKQTVSSSGEFSSPNENGTSGFPFDSVCEDKNGTVAYPSVASHYNIGIEDDKCEDHTDNNIEEASSIASTNCGSADKHQTIQVLPVCLANGDNIDDVASLGSSICEDVEDKDNKSNANCISEGAPHGNGMPLVRSPASWWNLCGVIDVFAGCKD
- the LOC127772788 gene encoding uncharacterized protein LOC127772788 isoform X2 produces the protein MAMALALSCGRRQRGKKGGGSGGDCGGRHFHVHYHLPRRVCASSFVPNLLPRFFSLLSACVLVPPVLFLAVLAFLVLFLWFTLLYFIRSLWNKDINGETFERSSNDHGSDADKRLGEGVAEEGKAEKKTLKISSEDCARRFEIEEMHTDDEKLIKEVTVFEIKRRESGAAIVCSDGLSQKRQPRDMSIDWFEEETKSGDIIKSGDSSPTVLSTFSSEFHDFSDNNEVVGLATDFLDVNNQNKAVLLDSSSHRGIMDNHCKCGEEFSSDKEAPAYHLFENYDFVDKHETKEVVLGDTVVLTFVDDSANDDSEYREDISEQKDPNNLSVLLDNVADIFYQQQEIHKVVVSDDNKPPEVLFLSGKQTVSSSGEFSSPNENGTSGFPFDSVCEDKNGTVAYPSVASHYNIGIEDDKCEDHTDNNIEEASSIASTNCGSADKHQTIQVLPVCLANGDNIDDVASLGSSICEDVEDKDNKSNANCISEGAPHGNGMPLVRSPASWWNLCGVIDVFAGCKD